In Silene latifolia isolate original U9 population chromosome X, ASM4854445v1, whole genome shotgun sequence, the following proteins share a genomic window:
- the LOC141621065 gene encoding putative protease Do-like 14, with product MQTLVFASHQAPPWAARCPQADDPSSWELRKLACSVSSSIVGISCYGLGFRPYHSSGIILEHNGEKFILTSCYILGDRSKTPSKVTIFLCNKQGVDADITHINVDHNIVLLRAKQQQELDETTTARFITDLRKSGTLVSSVGRDYHYRLMASSGTTNVRGDHLECDDLMSSSCNISEWGIGGPLVDRSGNVLGMNFFSKKGYTPFMPSNIIMKCVKHLIEIGYVSRPWLGLRTRSLEELDIDEFEAIYLKFQSTNGLVVKEV from the exons atgcaaacgcttgttttcgcttctcaccaagcgcccccgtgggcggcccgctgtccacaagcaGATGACCCGTCAAGCTGGGAGTTGAGAAAGCTAGCCTGTTCAGTTTCATCTTCTATTGTTGGCATTTCTTGTTATGGTTT AGGGTTCAGACCATACCATAGCTCCGGGATCATTTTGGAGCATAATGGAGAGAAATTCATCTTAACTTCCTGTTATATCCTAGGAGATCGATCTAAAACCCCTTCTAAG GTTACTATTTTTCTTTGTAACAAACAAGGTGTAGATGCTGATATTACGCACATTAATGTGGACCACAACATTGTACTCCTCCGTGCTAAACAACAGCAAGAACTAGATGAGACTACTACTGCACGCTTCATTACTGATCTCCGAAAGTCAGGTACTCTAGTGTCGTCTGTGGGTCGCGACTACCACTATAGGCTCATGGCATCCTCCGGGACGACCAATGTTAGAGGGGATCATTTAGAATGTGATGACCTTATGTCATCTAGTTGCAACATCTCTGAG TGGGGTATCGGTGGACCCTTGGTTGATAGATCAGGAAATGTTCTTGGCATGAATTTCTTTTCCAAGAAAGGGTATACACCTTTTATGCCGAGTAACATTATAATGAAATGTGTGAAACACTTGATAGAAATTGG ATATGTAAGCCGTCCATGGCTTGGCTTGAGAACAAGAAGTCTTGAAGAATTAGATATTGATGAGTTTGAAGCTATCTATCTTAAGTTTCAATCAACCAATGGTCTTGTTGTTAAAGAGGTTTGA